The genomic interval tttatttatttcaaactcCACACTTTCAGAAAATTAGACAAGAAAGAAACTTTCAGGGCTCCAAACCCAACCTTTTTATATGGCCAGTTGACAACCcagtaaaacaacaacagcaacaacaagaCCAGCACTGGTAATTTTCCTCTAcataaatgtatgtatgtataattatatttatataattaaaaaaagctgtTCACCCAATATTAAAcctaaaattaaattttttagtaAGCAACTTACATTTGTGTAAGAGTCTAAGAGATGGTAAGTAATCTCCTTCTCTTTGTCTGAAGAAAAGAATCTCTTGGTTGACAGATAATATTTCTATATGCTCAtgactataaaaaaaaaatacacagtgTTAGAAATGTGACAAGTGATTTAATTCAGTTTGCTATATACTTATAACACAGGtatatttttcaatcaataattatttatcAAGTGACTGAATACAGAGTGATTAAAAAATCTCCAACAACAGTGATGCCAactaaccctttcacccctaagagtgactaacaacTAATTTCTCCCCCAATATCTTCCCTGtatcacacatgaaggtcacaagaataagggaaatgatcaccaactgaagtagctcttgattgtttaacaaattctccttgtcagcaccttaagaaatgtaggatgaacagtatggagaatatacatactgatattagggtgtaaaaggttaaatgttttgaaatttcttttgggAATATGAGCAAGGCATTCCTAATTGGCCTGTTATCAGATACTTGCAACTATCATGTGATTGTCAAGaaatcatcttttaaaaaaatttttaaaaaaatagttaacAGACTGTTCTTGAATAATCCTAACAAATAAATGTATTTGACTCACCATTTCACAAGAACTAGGGGCTCcttttttggaaatatttgcgcTATGTAATCATCAATAGGAGGGAATTGATCCACCAATTTGGTTTTTATCCCACGCTGGACAGATGACTTAACTTGACTTACCCCTGATACAGACTCTCTTGcctgaaatctttcaaagaaaatttcaattttgttgacaaataaTGCTATATAAAGATTATTAGAGAATCGAATTGTCTTTAATACATTTCGGGACCAAGAATAAtgagggaaaaattaaaataaaagcaaaatctaAAACAGCCAgaattttggaggtatttgcATCTTCGATGGAGGATAGGTCTACCCGAAATCTCCCGATGATAAGTATTGCAAAGAAgaggtttgaaaaaaagttattttcatccttaaatcagaaatcaattcaaatcacCGGATCTATATAAAGCGCGAGATATCAACCCTCAAGCAAACCGTCGGAAACTGTAAACGCTCTAAAAAATTTCGACTTACTTCTTAAACATATTCCTGCAGATCATATACTCACATGGGCAGGCTCGCTTTTCTCAATAATTTTCAGCGGTTTTCTTTCCAAAACAAATGCGCGAACCGCCTGTGATCTACAGCGATTACAACGATCAGCTGTTGCATTATTAAAAGTGAGTTGATTTATGTAGCCTTCACGTTGAGTGCCAAAACATCCAAATCATGGCGACAAGTCGGGAGACCAGGAGTAATCCAGTTCCCAAATTTGCCACAGGAGAAAAAGTCCTCTGCTACGAGCCTGATCCTAACAAGGCCCGAGTGCTATATGAGTCAAAGGTTTGTTTATTTAGAACCATTTGTAGATAAATTTGTCGATAACTGTTAGTGAAATGGAACCAAGAAAACTCAGCTGAGAAACTCTGGCGTGACACTAGCAGTCTGACATCAACACGCTTAGCTAGTGCCGAAGTGGCGTGTTTTTATCCTGCTTATTGTCCGCGGTTTTGCGGATAATCATCAAAATTCTTGAATCAGAGGTATAGAGGTTTCGAGTTAATCTGCTTTACTTGTatatgatttcattttcatgtaCTGCGCTTTTAAGCTGTACAAAACCCACAACTAgattaaaagtttaaattttctaCCCTCCACGGGTAATGTGAACGTTAAAAGTAGAGTGGCATCCTTCACTTAAAAATCTCTTCACCGTCGCCTCTCTGATGTATCCAGGTATTTCATATAATTGCTTGTTATAAAAAGCGTCCGAGTGGAATTTAATCGTTCTAATTCAATTAATTTGCGGTTACTAAATGATCTTTGTTGATGTAATGTCACTTTTAACCAGGTTCTAGAAGTTGATATCACCAAagatgacaaaggaaaaaggGTTCCagaatatttcattcattttaatgGTTGGAACAGGAGGTAACTCAATCTATACTGTAGATATAACATTTTATTACCAAATAGTGATCAATGCAAAGAAGGAAGGTATGCATCATGAGGATCAAGTAATGATATTGtttctaaataaaaattgtcacagCTAATGAACTATAAAAATGATTGCTTTGCCAGGATACTGACTCTCCTATTTAAGTTAATCTATATTAAAAGAATGTATATAAACAATTGTTATTTTATCAGCTGGGATCGCTGGGTGGTGGAAGATCAAGTTCTGAAAGATACAGAAAACAACAGATCACTTATGAGCAGACTCCACGAGCAAGCACTGAAGTATGttgttaaaaatacaaataaaagtgAATTTCAGGAAGTAAAGAATTTATAATCAAATTCAGTGGAGTCTTAAGTGCTCAGTtcaacatattttcaaaattttcatggcTAGAACAAGGATGAAAAAGAAGAGGAGGTTTCTTCAAGGTTCAGAAAGCAAGGACTCTGATGATGCTGGCAAATCTGAAAGGAAATCCATTTCAGAAGTGGTTAGTCTGTCtccagtttgtttgtttgtttttatggtttgttgttgttttttaattgttgctgttttctttgtttattttttgtggtttttgtttcaaatccaAGAATGTAATGTACCTCATGTGAGTTTTCCTGGCTGGTTTGATACAATTTGGGAACtcatgacaaaaaataaatgttttgaaggTGGAAAACCCAGAACTACCAaaagttgaaattgaaataCCAAGTCAGTTGAAATTGAAGCTTGAAGATGACTGTTactttattaaaagaaaaaagaaggtAATTACAACTGAAAACTTTAATGGTTATTTCTACCacttaaaaatcaaatacaaagtTAAAATCATTTATGATTTTGAGGCTTGCTCTCTATCACACACTGATAGTCATTCACTGTAAGAAGTTTCTTATAACTACTAATATTTGTACACTTCCCATTGGTGACTGGGATGGTTGAAAATATCTTGTGCATCTGTCGGATTTCATGTTATTGTTTGAGAGGGTTCCCCTCATTCACAACttcttcaatttgttttttatcttctcTGACAAGAAaatttcggggggggggggaggggtacaGACACTCTACCTCTTGAAATTTCCTACAATTCTACTTTGGTTTGCaacattgaaacattttgatgtaatttttgttaTGGTTAGCATCATGCCACATCTTTACTCACCAACAGGTGAGTAGGTGTTTTTAAACTGATTGGCTGCCTGTGTGTTCCTAACCAGTTCAGCTTCTTATAATTCAGTCCATGGTCcagattttttcctcttttgcaCCATTTGTggtaaagcaaaaaaaagaaaaaaagccaaaaaaataaagaaagctaTTCACAGACCTAGGTCTGTATGGGAACACACCATACTGCCTTTTTGATATGAAGCTCCCTCCTGGTAAATAACTTACATTTTCTTCCCAGCTTGTGAAGCTTCCCAGGACACCAAATGTTGTTCAAGTTCTTCAAGATTATTTCCGGCATTATCAGGAATTTTACCCTGGACAGAGGTAAATAATGCAAATGTCCATGGCAAGTACATGCAACTACTATTCGTTTCACAGAATGAACTTGTTATTTTTAAGGTAGCTTCATAGTATTTACTCATCTTATTATTTACTAGCCATAAAATATTAGCCCAGTAATCTTCAAATCTTTGCTAACCTACAGCTCAAACTTGGTCAAAGAGGCAATGGATGGTCTCcgcatttattttgattttactcTTCCAACTTTGTTGCTTTACAACTTTGAACGTGAGCAATATCAAATGGTCATGAAATTCACCCCTCACCCTGAGGAAACTAAGGACAGACatcaagaagaattaaatgGAAAAACACCAACAGATAATAAATATGGAATAGTTAGTTCATCCACAGAAAGCTCTCCTGTGAAGCAGGATTTTGCAAACATTGTTACAAATCAGACTGATACAAAGGAAGGAGAAGGTGTGCACTTCTAGTCCAAGTGGTTGAGggttaaaatgaatttaaactagtttgatttgtgtttttccttcttgaaGGATTCAAGCAATGTAACtggaaaaagaaggaaatgttAATCAAACTAGTTTGGAACCATTTTGACTGGAAATATATTGTAAAATACAACCTATTTATTCTCCTTGCTCATTATTACAAATTCTATCACGTTATTTCTAAGCATTTGATAATTGTTGATCAGAGGGTAATCACTGAATATCAGGTAGTAGGTAATCACATGTCCAACACTCTTCActcaatttaaatttcattgccCTTCCCTTTAACTTTCATTTGCTTGGTCATTGGATGGCATAACCCTCCATCATTGTACAGTGAGGAAGCACAATGCAAGCAAACATTACAAGGCACTGTTTGTCCATtatcccaccccaccccctcaCATGTGTTTTTTGTACACCCATGATTCTTAATTTGTTTGCACTCTAGACAATAACTCATTAGAAATTGGAACATACTAAACACTAGTACACAattactaaataatttttttttcaaaaatgataaagggaatttttggtatttttacattttaatttttgaaataaattgtaaCTGTAAAGTAGCTGTGGTTGTTGTCAATCACGTTTTGAACTGGATTGAGTTGGACTAACAAAGAACTTAGTTGAGCTTTTGTGATCTATCAGGAAAGCGTGGCCACTTATGCATCAGTAAACCTGGGTAGCAGAAATCAAGAAGATTTATATGTTGCTTGTTACTTTCTTTCCCTTAGCCAAACAAGAAAGACTTCTACGTCGACGTACGCCCAGAAATTCACCGGCAAATGTTGAGGCTTCCCAGTCTGCAACAGTGTCATCCACTTCATCGAGTCCAGAATGCAATGCTTCCGCACCAAAACGGGTCAGTTATCTTTGTTCCTTACTGCGATTGCCTCCTATGTCAACTTCCAGTCCACTGGACCATGGAATTTTTGAAGCTTGACCGAGCGTAAGGAAACTAAGAAGCTGAATCAAATGAAACAGTATAGTATCCACCAAAACAACCCACCTCTTTTGGAGATATGACGAATAACTTCCTTGAGCAAATAAAACAAGCGATAGCCTCAGTGACGCtttaaatgactgaaaatatcaatgaggtACCCATCGAGtgttattgtttttattcctcAGAAAGCAGTGGAGATAGAGGATTGTTCGTCTCAAATTACAGCAGCAACATTTCCAAGTTTACCCATTCCCTGCTCGCTGAGTGTTTCTACCCACACGATGCCTTCACAGGTCTACGGACCTGAGCATTTATTAAGATTATTCGGTAAGTTATTAAGATATTtaaccagaaaaaataattgtataaCGCTTAAATCGCCATTTTCCTCTTTCGGATTATGTTGAGATTTTTATGCTCGGAGAGCCAGAATTTTTCTTGGAGGACCGATCAAATCCGATGACTACTAATATTTCCCAGGGAGTTCAGAAATTTTTAGAAGGCGGCCGGAGGAGTTATGCcacaattttgtgatttttgctCTCCCTTCGATATAGTTATGAAATCCTCATTGTTGTGATGTAAGGGAAACCATGGTGAATGTCGCAAATTCCAACAAAACGTAGACATTTTTCATGAGCATtgaaaactttcatattttccCGTGTAGTCAAACTGCCTGGCTTGTTAGCAAGA from Pocillopora verrucosa isolate sample1 chromosome 14, ASM3666991v2, whole genome shotgun sequence carries:
- the LOC131776549 gene encoding MSL complex subunit 3-like isoform X2, giving the protein MATSRETRSNPVPKFATGEKVLCYEPDPNKARVLYESKVLEVDITKDDKGKRVPEYFIHFNGWNRSWDRWVVEDQVLKDTENNRSLMSRLHEQALKTRMKKKRRFLQGSESKDSDDAGKSERKSISEVLVKLPRTPNVVQVLQDYFRHYQEFYPGQSSNLVKEAMDGLRIYFDFTLPTLLLYNFEREQYQMVMKFTPHPEETKDRHQEELNGKTPTDNKYGIVSSSTESSPVKQDFANIVTNQTDTKEGEAKQERLLRRRTPRNSPANVEASQSATVSSTSSSPECNASAPKRKAVEIEDCSSQITAATFPSLPIPCSLSVSTHTMPSQVYGPEHLLRLFVKLPGLLARTDMPEKNLDVLLEQINTFLRYLAENSHTLFPEDVYYNSLL
- the LOC131776549 gene encoding MSL complex subunit 3-like isoform X1, which codes for MATSRETRSNPVPKFATGEKVLCYEPDPNKARVLYESKVLEVDITKDDKGKRVPEYFIHFNGWNRSWDRWVVEDQVLKDTENNRSLMSRLHEQALKTRMKKKRRFLQGSESKDSDDAGKSERKSISEVVENPELPKVEIEIPSQLKLKLEDDCYFIKRKKKLVKLPRTPNVVQVLQDYFRHYQEFYPGQSSNLVKEAMDGLRIYFDFTLPTLLLYNFEREQYQMVMKFTPHPEETKDRHQEELNGKTPTDNKYGIVSSSTESSPVKQDFANIVTNQTDTKEGEAKQERLLRRRTPRNSPANVEASQSATVSSTSSSPECNASAPKRKAVEIEDCSSQITAATFPSLPIPCSLSVSTHTMPSQVYGPEHLLRLFVKLPGLLARTDMPEKNLDVLLEQINTFLRYLAENSHTLFPEDVYYNSLL